One Microbacterium sp. No. 7 genomic window carries:
- a CDS encoding VanZ family protein yields the protein MVDAVFSAAVAILFGAVIGVALFVPFVAISYRRRGGLTLGRGLVWAAALVYFIAIWTYTLLPLPQSEDYRCAPAVLSFEPFVQDIADAIGRGHPLTDFALLQIVFNVLLFLPLGFFLRVLARRGVLVAFVVGALTSLLIETTQLTGVWGLFPCAYRMFDVGDLLTNTTGAVVGSLLALLVPRRWRDAEVTDAGVPRPLTKPRRLLAMLCDALAAGLLSFAVGIAVQVWLEYGAGDHAAVLDGSAASTASTLVPIVVWAVLVLATGRTVGDIAVELRYRGGPLPALVARPLRFLGGIGGYLLLGATPWPWTQPLFALVALVAAASTAGGAGLPAWLSRQRLTDARAGEAAAE from the coding sequence ATGGTCGACGCAGTGTTCTCCGCCGCGGTGGCGATTCTGTTCGGCGCGGTCATCGGCGTCGCCCTGTTCGTGCCGTTCGTCGCGATCAGCTACCGGCGGCGCGGCGGCCTCACGCTCGGCCGCGGGCTCGTGTGGGCCGCGGCGCTCGTGTACTTCATCGCGATCTGGACCTACACGCTGCTGCCGCTGCCGCAGTCCGAGGACTACCGATGCGCGCCCGCGGTGCTGAGCTTCGAGCCGTTCGTGCAGGACATCGCCGACGCGATCGGCCGCGGACATCCGCTCACCGACTTCGCGCTGCTGCAGATCGTGTTCAACGTGCTGCTGTTCCTGCCGCTCGGGTTCTTCCTGCGGGTGCTCGCCCGGCGCGGCGTCCTCGTCGCGTTCGTCGTGGGCGCCCTGACCTCGCTGCTCATCGAGACGACGCAGCTCACGGGCGTGTGGGGGCTGTTCCCGTGCGCGTACCGCATGTTCGACGTCGGCGACCTGCTCACCAACACCACGGGCGCCGTCGTCGGCTCGCTGCTCGCGCTTCTCGTTCCGCGGCGCTGGCGCGACGCCGAGGTGACGGATGCCGGGGTGCCGCGCCCGCTGACCAAGCCCCGCCGCCTGCTCGCGATGCTGTGCGACGCGCTCGCCGCGGGCCTGCTGAGCTTCGCCGTCGGCATCGCGGTGCAGGTGTGGCTCGAGTACGGCGCGGGCGACCACGCCGCCGTGCTCGACGGATCGGCGGCATCCACCGCCTCGACGCTCGTGCCGATCGTCGTGTGGGCCGTGCTCGTGCTCGCCACCGGCCGCACCGTCGGCGACATCGCCGTGGAGCTGCGGTACCGCGGCGGACCGCTGCCCGCGCTCGTCGCCCGCCCCCTGCGCTTCCTCGGCGGCATCGGCGGCTACCTGCTGCTCGGCGCGACGCCCTGGCCGTGGACGCAGCCGCTGTTCGCCCTCGTGGCGCTCGTCGCCGCGGCATCCACCGCCGGCGGCGCGGGCCTGCCCGCCTGGCTCTCCCGCCAGCGGCTGACGGATGCGCGGGCGGGGGAGGCGGCTGCGGAGTAG